In Archocentrus centrarchus isolate MPI-CPG fArcCen1 chromosome 24, fArcCen1, whole genome shotgun sequence, one DNA window encodes the following:
- the LOC115774032 gene encoding gap junction alpha-3 protein-like: protein MGDWSFLGRLLENTQEHSTIIGKVWLTVLFIFRILVLGAAAEAVWGDEQSDFTCNTLQPGCENVCYDKAFPISHIRFWVLQIIFVSTPTLIYLGHVLHIVRMEEKRKEKEEEMCKTNRFREEKELLYRNAGDTGGGGSKKEKPPIRDEHGKIHMRGALLRTYVFNIIFKTLFEVGFILGQYFLYGFQLRPLYQCAHLPCPHTVDCFISRPTEKTIFIIFMLVVACVSLLLNLLEIFHLGWKKVKQGMTNEFVSDHESLRRVNIAEPDYLASASRTAPSSLSYPPNYIDVMAGSRAFLPPVAAALATPPTLAAGMGERASRRKGTSPPPQQKCTNVL from the coding sequence ATGGGTGACTGGAGCTTTCTGGGGCGGCTGTTGGAGAACACTCAGGAGCACTCAACGATCATCGGCAAAGTCTGGCTGACTGTCCTCTTCATCTTCAGGATCCTGGTGCTGGGGGCTGCAGCTGAAGCGGTCTGGGGCGACGAGCAGTCCGACTTCACTTGTAACACCCTACAGCCTGGATGTGAGAATGTCTGCTATGACAAGGCCTTCCCCATCTCGCACATCCGCTTCTGGGTGCTGCAGATCATCTTCGTGTCAACGCCAACTCTCATCTACCTGGGCCACGTGCTGCACATCGTCCGCATGGAGGAAAAGcggaaagaaaaggaggaggagatgtgCAAGACAAACAGATTCCGAGAGGAGAAAGAGCTGCTTTATAGAAATGCTGGCGAtactggaggaggaggcagcaAAAAGGAGAAGCCGCCAATCAGGGATGAACATGGCAAAATCCATATGAGAGGCGCATTGCTGCGTACCTATGTGTTCAACATTATTTTCAAGACCCTGTTTGAAGTGGGATTCATTTTGGGCCAGTATTTCCTCTATGGCTTCCAGCTGAGGCCCCTGTACCAGTGTGCACATTTGCCCTGCCCCCACACCGTTGACTGCTTCATATCGAGGCCCACTGAAAAgactatttttattatatttatgctTGTGGTGGCTTGCGTGTCTCTTTTGCTAAATTTGTTAGAGATCTTTCACCTTGGATGGAAGAAAGTTAAACAGGGCATGACCAATGAGTTTGTCTCTGACCATGAGTCGCTGCGTCGCGTCAACATTGCAGAGCCTGACTATTTGGCCTCGGCCTCCAGAACTGCCCCATCCAGCCTCAGCTACCCTCCGAACTACATAGATGTGATGGCAGGCAGCAGGGCATTCCTGCCTCCAGTGGCAGCAGCCCTGGCAACGCCTCCAACGCTGGCAGCTGGGATGGGGGAAAGAGCGAGCAGGAGGAAGGGCACGTCACCACCACCACAGCAAAAATGCACGAACGTCTTGTAA